TGGGAGATGCAACAGACAGAGCAGTGGCCGGCCGTAAGGACATGGACGAAGGGGAGACCAAAGCTTCGATGGGCCTTCCATGGGCTGGTGTTGGTTCTTCTTGGTATGGACTCATCAGtagctccaccaccaccaccaccaccctcgGAGACGCCTATGCTTTCTTCTGAGGCTACTGCTGCCTGTGTTCTCGGTTCCTTCATCGTATTCCGCCTTCTTTTCCCCTGCTGTTTACTACACATATTGTGGAGTGGGTGATGATGACTCCATGATTACACAGTAAGATTAGGGTTCAAAGGGAGGGATGTGGTGACTGCATTAGTTTGTATGGCTGTGTCTGCACGGGGAAGCAGAAGGAGACGCTGCGAGATAGAATAATTTCGACAACGAAATCTTAGTTCAGATACGGAGGATTTATTACACGAGATCATTTTTGGGGGTGAAACAGTCGACCTAAATAGCAGTCCCTATTAACCAATCTACTTGCCGACTGCCTCATGCATCAGTGACGTGATTTGGGAATGCACAGTGTGTGTTCCTCCCGACAATGTATGCAGCTCCAAAGCCCAAAAGGATATGATCTCTTACAATGTATGCAGCTCCAAAGCCCAAAATCTCATCTCTCAGAATACATATCTAGTTAAACAATCGAGACCAAAAATATATGCAATCTTATATAGACTAAAGACATATGGTAATTCCAGTATCAGCTCATTAAGCAAAAATACACAAACCGAAGCTTCATACGAGCAAACAACTACGATATCGCGCGTTCTAAAGATACTGATGCAGTATGAGAAATGGTGAGGCTTGAGATGGTTTTCATGACTTGGTTTCTATTTCGATTGGGTAAAGGTTTTAGCCTGGAGGAGTTCGATTAAGATACCGAAGAAAAGATGGATAAAGAGCAAAACAGAGCAGAGAGGGCACTACAAATTAGCTGTGGCATGGGAAACTAAGAATAACAAGCATGATATTATTGGACATGGAAAAGAAATGAACAATTAGTCATTTTTCGATAGATGTATGATATGAATGCATTAAGTAACAACGAAATGAGGTCTATGATCGTCTTAGAAGCCAAATATCTGTCGATCAGAATTCATAAAGAACATAATCCATTAATCAGAGTAAAACTTGAGTAAGATGGAGCATAATCTCCTTGCAAAAGAGTTCCATTCTTCTGAACCTCCATCAAAATGATATAGAAAAGAATGCAGCTCCAAAAAATGAACGAGGCCAATTAGTTATTGGCGCTTCCTAACCCTACTCGCTAACTGGTCTTAGGGTTTCAGGCAAAAGAATCAGATGCCGACATGAGTTGCACATACGAACTAAACCAACCTCCAGAGCTGCAGTTAACCCAATGCCGCCGTCACCATTGCACGAGGAACACACACACACCTGACCGTTGTTTCTGAAGAAGCTCACTTGTTGCGTTTCTTTGCTTCGCTGTAAAGAATTACTCCAATTACCGTAATAGTGTAACCAAACATCCCAGTCACCGTCACAGGATTCTTGAATATTAAGATTGAGACAACCACCGCAACAGCACCTTTGGCATTTCCAAGAACCTGAAATCACCAAAAGCTAATACCGTAGCAGCATTGCAATAAAGGAACCACACAAAAGCAGAATGATGATGAAGATCAGAATTTATCACTGAGCACAGTGTTCTTTCATGATGAAATAGCGTAACTTCCACAACTCAGTACATCTTCATGAGAGTTTTAGGTAAGGAGCTTGCCACGTGGCGAGTACAGAAGGCTAAAGGTCTAATGAGCGAGAGACCATCTGAATTCTCACCCATAGCCTAGAAAAGAGATGAAACTTATGCATTCATTTTGCAATGACGCAAATAAGTTTGATGGACTTCGTAGAGATACAGAATTTTGATACTGGCGTATAAAATAACAACAACACTTTCAAGTTTTCCCAACCGAATATGCTAGTCCCAGATCATAAAGCACACAAACGTAAACAGATAAATTTCCATAAAGCCCAGCAAATGAATATAAATGGAAATAGATGTACATGTATGTCCTTATCATTAAAAAATGTTGTATAGACAACCATGAGACAATGACATTGTGCAAGAATCGTACCTGGAGTGTCAAAGCGCTGGTGTGTTTGGTTACCAAAAAGTTCGTCAAATTCACAAAATAGGCAAGAGCGGAATTGAACAATAGGTACCATATAATCTTAATATCTTCTCTCGCAAGTGCCAATGTGATGCCGACCACATTTTGCTCCATAACTAATGTAGCAGGAAGCAATAAAACAACTGCTATTGGAGCCATGTATAGTAGAAGATTCATTGAATTCAACTTTTCCCTGATAAGAAAAAGAGAGGTGCAgaaaatttgatattaatattgcagaagaaaaagaaaactacaaCATTTTCAGGAAAATGAatgcctccataaaatttgcagtctataataatcaaaataaaaactgtgAGGCTCTGACAAGTGGATGCATGGATGAGTAGAGCAGACGCATTTGCATGTACGGAACAAAAATGCATCGATTACCCCTCAGAAGACAACAGTATCCCTTGCAATACCGACTTAAGTGCCCTTGCAGCAGTTGCACCTATACACATGATGAAACCAAACAAATGGAAACTTGGCTCCCCCTGCATTGTTGTAAATAAGCAATAAAAGTTAATAATTAGACAAAAACTGTACTCAAGGAACCATTCAAGCAGAAAAAGTTGTCGCTGGATCCACACAACAATAGCAACCATGATAAGGAAAGCAATAAAGGTGAGCAGAGAAAAGGCAAATGCCACTTTGAGTGCTGGCAGTATCTAGGTCAGAAATCATCCTCCTTGACACCAGCAAGGCCACTGAAAAATGGTCCTCCATTGAGAATCAAACTTCTCTTTCAATGCCTGGTTCTATTTCCAATTATTTACCCGATGGCGTTTGCTCAGATGCTGAAAGAATAGggtaattcaaatcatttctaatGGTGTTACATAAAAAGTAAATTCCTTTTTACTTTTAACTGCATGTTGAATTTATCCTTTTATAGCAAAACATGGAGTTCATAGATAACCTATAATGTATTACTATCTTATTCTCTTTATGTCTGGTCAGACACCTATCTAGATTTATTTTCTGGCATGCTTTTTTGTCAAAATAATCAATTTCCAATTTTCGGTTTTAACACATTAACATCGTTGTTTACATAAAAACTTACTAGTTAACCTATATTTTCATAACTAAACACTTTTGCAGTTTAAGACATTTTTATTGTTCGAGACATATGATGTTCGCAGACAAAAGTTGCACAAGTCGATGCGTAATCCCTGAAATGAGAACCGGACTAATTCGTATGATATTTAGCATAATTCACTTATGTGCTTGCTTAGTCATCTGAGCATTTAACCTAGTCTGCTGGAGGGGTCCCCTGACTACGACTATGCGGCAGTTCGACAACCTCGTAAAGAAATGATATTAGCATTACAAACTCGCAAGTCAATTCAATAACATTTTTGTGAAAAGCTTCGATGTAGAATGGGTTTCTGAATGCCAAGGCCTACATGTTTCTGGAAGAAGCTTATGGTTTTTTAGTTGCTACATATCATATCGGAGCATTGCAAGTAAACGATCCACCTCGTATCgactaaagaaaaaaatatttcgtcCGATCGGCCATATTACATTCAACAAGCTCTAAGTTGTCTAATCAGATGCAAAACAATCAAGAACCACAAGCAGAAAGGAAAGATGTTTAAAGCAGCCGAAAGATGGTGCCAAGAGACACAAGATCATATGGAGAAACTCAGTTAAAGCTGGACTACTTTTAGATGAACCAGCCTCCCCAACTTAAAAAACATGCCACTTTAAGTCTTAACATCTAACATCTAACATGTAGAGTTATAATCAGATCTCGAATCCAAATGCAGAGAGTACGATAATCTAATCGATAAATCTAAATCTGCCATACTTAATTCCTCCTGCATTGTTTAGTATCTTACAGATCCATATCAAACGAACCAAGAAATGCACATCCACCTAAATGCAACGATTTCCTTTCTTTCATTTGGATTGCATGATGAATTCAACCAAGTACAAACATCAAACACATGATATACATCACAATCTATGGGAAAAAACTGGATCTATCTAATCCGAAGGGAGGAAGATTCGGAGTTAAACGTACCCCGCTGGCGATTATGACTCCGGCGACGACCGGGATGAGGGTGACGTAGGTGATCCAGGCCTCCCGCTTGACGGTCATGATGTAGGCGAATACGGCGGTGAAGAAGGGGGTGGTCGCCCCCACCGCCTGGTTGAACGAGACGGGCAGGTACTTGAGCGAGACGTTGCCGCTGACGACGGAGCCACAGAAGACGAGGCTGAGCGCGACGATCTTGGCGAACTGCAGCCGGGAGCGCACGGCCTGCATCGGCACCACCCTCATCCAGGCGATTGCCACGTAGCTGAGCAGAGAGCAGGCCGTCATGTGGCACATGGTGAGGAAGATCGGGTACTTGAACCCGTAGTTGCTGAGGAGGTACTTGTTGAGCAGGAGCACCCCGATGTTGGACGAGTACCACGACGCCACCAGCCCCAGCGTGAACAGCCGCCCGCTCACCGCCGGTGGCGACCAGTTGCCCTTGGTGCTCATCTCTGCCGCCTCGGACAAATGGGAGCAGATTCCGGCGTAGTTCCCGGCGAATGGCACCACCAGGGGTCGATCGGTGAGATGTCTAGGATTTGGGCGGTGCAAAAGGGATCGGATCAGAGGCAGATCGAGGAGGAGGGAGAGCTCGAATGCCGAATGGGGGATGCGGCTTCTCTTCTTCCGTCGATATGCGGAGAGTATAGAATATTCCTTTttaagtatataatatatataatatatatataattaattatttaattagtCCCTGTGCTGTGTTCTTTTTGGGTCATCTTCCGCCAGTGGCTGACCGTTGACCTTTTCCTTCTATGCCTCGCGTTTCTTGGAGGCTTGCTTTTTTTAGttctaataatattaatattacttGACGAATAAATAAGAGATGGatggaattatatatatatatatatatatatataaagggaaaTCTCCAACCTCGTATTGGATCACACGGACTCGGTGAGGAAGTCAACGATGTCTTTGCGTCCGTCGTCGAAATGCATCCATTAAACGTGCACGTCGCATGCGCCTCATGCAGATCGCGTGGAGGAGAGACCGAGGCTCAAACGCAACGAGAGCTTTGCGTCTCTCGTTGCGTGTTGGTCAACGTGCAAATGAGTTGACACAAGATATTTATTTAACGAATTATTTTATTGATTGACAAGCGTCAAGGCTcgaaatctatttgtattattgatGAGGTGACACCCAACATGTTATTCAATCTCGGTATTTAGTAAGATTTTAATTCAACTCTgtacaatgggatgattgatgttTATTATTCTTACTGATGGAAAGAGCGATTGCCTATTAAATAATCATTGGAGGCGGGTGGGGTGAAGTAATAATGGGAACATGTTTCACTCTTGTAGACTCTAGCAATCAGTCAAGAATGGTGTTCATGGTGGCAGCAGATCTAGCAATCAgtcaagaaacaaaaattgcaccaaATTTTGTAGAAAATACAAAGATGAAGCTCGGTTGCATACGTTATGGGGAAAGAAAGCTGAAATAATAGCACAAAGAAAGAGTGCCAAAACAAAATTCTGCAACTTGTTGGCAcaccattttattttttgttggtCCACTGAATCTCAACAAAGAAGGAAAAGTATCATATGATCAAAGGTGTTGCTAGTTGAATTTCTGCTGAGAAGATGCCACCGACACAATTCCTTGACGGATATCAAACTCACTCTTGAAAAGAATGGGCGATCGTTGCGAGCTCCTTTGCAAGGACCCTACAATTTTAGTCCAGAGTGAATGGCAACCACTCCACCAACTAGATTCTCGTATTCCACCTTCTGAAAGCCTGCATCGACAATCATCCGACCAAATGCATCCTGCATAGTCAAAGCCATGGTCAAGATCATGCATGCAAGAATCCACTGACACATGACGATACTCAATTTTGTTCTCATGGAACAGCTTTAAACTATTCTTTCTTTTCTACAATTTGGAACTACAGAACATGTGGTCCATGACAGCAAGAACAAGGTAATATTTCATCTAAGGGTGTTCCGGCACACCGTTGGCACCGAACAATCACCATGCAGATGTCACATGAGCACCGTACAGCATGTATGAAACAATAAGAAACTTAACATTACCATCAGGATCACCCATAGTTTAGCAGTTCAATGAAACTACCAATGATTGGTACTCTTTTCATCACAAGTTCTACATGTCCTGCTGGTTTCAAAATTATTTCCAATTAACAGAAAGGTCAACTGCATGGTCCACTGCAACAATATCTGAAAGATCACAGCAAGGTGTTCTATGCATACTTGTGAGAGGCTTAAATCAATATCCAGGCACTTCCTCATATGCAAGTTCATAAGAAACCATTACCTGATTAGGAAATCGCCGGATGCTCTCGACCAAGTATTGGTAAGACTCTCTATCACCAGCGACAAGCTCTCCAACAGCAGGAATGACCGAAAAGGAATAGTAATCATAGCTGCAAATACAGACCCAACGTCAAGCAAGTTGGACAGGAATATCAGCAAGACCCCCATTCACTTCAGTTGATTGCATTTGTAATAGGAATTTCTCAATAAGTTGAAGGATTGAACAATGGATAAATATGATAAGACAAGTCAAACTTACAGCTGTTTAAAGACAGGAAACTCCACATggctcaactcaaggcataagaaTCTGCCACCCCGCTTTAGGACTCTATGTAAACATACAAACAAGATAAAAGAGTAAAAGAAACCATATCGTGTAAGACTGGGATATAGGTCATCTGATCTTTCTTGAATAGGTAACTAACTATTAGACACTATTAGCGAAGGCAAGATCATCCATATTCAAGACTaaatgtaagctatcgattcattATTTCAATAAACAATCAATTTGAGCACTATGGAAGACGAGTGGTACCATCTCAATATTCTATCATGTCTATCTAATTCATGAATGATCTAGAGAAATGCTGATTTCTTATCTGGACCAAACAACGCCAACAACATTATGTAGAACTTCAAGAACATTACCTATAAGCTTCCGCAAGAGCTTTCTCAATGTGTGTCACATTTCTGATACCAAAACCGATGGTGTAACCATCCATTGACTCATCCTCAAATCTCAAAGCTTCTGCATCTCCTTCTACCCAGTGAAGATAGCGGTCCTCCGCAAATCCTACATAAGGAAACTGAACTCATTATTTAAAAAGGTAGCAACAAAGAGGCTCATAAAGCAAGCTCATATGACATAGCGTAATAATAAACCTCTCTCAATAGCCCGTTTCTTGCCGATATTCAACATGTTTGGGTTAATGTCACATATGTAAATTTGTGTCTGTTCCTCAGTTTCAGCAAAGCCATCCTGCATGGCTCTGCTACTCACACTCCTTATACTCTCAAGGACacggaaggctatgtcacctgcaCTAAGAATATCTTGCCAATATAAGCTTTCAAATAATCATAGTTTATCAAATTATTGCTGGATTAAGTACTTATTAAGTTAGGTTCCTGCTGGAATCATCTGACAGAGATCAAAGTTGACCATTATATTTGGGCTGGTTTGTCCCCTCCACCCCCTCCAAAAACAAAATGCAAGCACATACATGAATGCATGACGATAAACCATGATAGGTGGTCATGGAGACCCATATAAAACCATCCTGGTTATAGACTCCAGTATTTCATTTTGGCTAAATCTTGGTACAATAGTGCACCAGATAAATGAGTGGTTAACACATACATGttcacattgattttgctaaataaaaaaaaaacaaaatcaaagAAAGGTTAGACCGTAAGACAAAATGGAAGATGATAAAAAAATAGGATGAAATAAAGAATcgatatgattttattataatgtGTCATAAGGACAAAGACACGATGCTGATAACAACTAAGAGAGGAGGAAATACCATTTAAGATGGTATGATATGTCCATAGTAAAGCTATAGATGCACTGGTCAG
This DNA window, taken from Musa acuminata AAA Group cultivar baxijiao chromosome BXJ3-7, Cavendish_Baxijiao_AAA, whole genome shotgun sequence, encodes the following:
- the LOC135585047 gene encoding 2-methoxy-6-polyprenyl-1,4-benzoquinol methylase, mitochondrial-like; translation: MALQRSTCKLANSLKFLLPRRASYLHSHATSFGFKEVREEEKSKLVGNVFSSVASNYDLMNDLMSIGLHRLWKDRLVTKLGPFPGMKHLDVAGGTGDIAFRVLESIRSVSSRAMQDGFAETEEQTQIYICDINPNMLNIGKKRAIERGFAEDRYLHWVEGDAEALRFEDESMDGYTIGFGIRNVTHIEKALAEAYRVLKRGGRFLCLELSHVEFPVFKQLYDYYSFSVIPAVGELVAGDRESYQYLVESIRRFPNQDAFGRMIVDAGFQKVEYENLVGGVVAIHSGLKL
- the LOC103992565 gene encoding probable sugar phosphate/phosphate translocator At3g11320, which gives rise to MSTKGNWSPPAVSGRLFTLGLVASWYSSNIGVLLLNKYLLSNYGFKYPIFLTMCHMTACSLLSYVAIAWMRVVPMQAVRSRLQFAKIVALSLVFCGSVVSGNVSLKYLPVSFNQAVGATTPFFTAVFAYIMTVKREAWITYVTLIPVVAGVIIASGGEPSFHLFGFIMCIGATAARALKSVLQGILLSSEGEKLNSMNLLLYMAPIAVVLLLPATLVMEQNVVGITLALAREDIKIIWYLLFNSALAYFVNLTNFLVTKHTSALTLQVLGNAKGAVAVVVSILIFKNPVTVTGMFGYTITVIGVILYSEAKKRNK